A single window of Anaerocolumna chitinilytica DNA harbors:
- a CDS encoding class I tRNA ligase family protein, with amino-acid sequence MFGKENTRPEFPKRAVITAGMPYGNKELHFGHIGGVFVHADTFARFLRDRIGEENVIFVSGTDCYGSPILESYRKLKEEKGADYSETIKDYVRKNHNHQKETLAAYEISLSLYAASALDRAGEIHKEMSQEIFDTLYKNGFLEKLATPQFFDPDFGVFLNGRQVIGNCPIEGCASEKAYADECSLGHQYMPSELLNPKSTLSGKTPEVKEVANWYFKLEEYTQWLLDYVAKERKENTRKYIIKTIEEFLKPPCIYVKKSEFERTGVTEDELNTLLPEHELSKEDNKSSVTYLFQNLGERDSARDVLNNKGIRFRTGKTLVPFRLSGNIEWGVPVPDTEDMKDLTFWVWPESLWAPISFTKTYLEMQGKEQTEWKNWWESEDAKVYQFIGEDNIYFYGNAEMALFSALKLQYGDKGDVDNFIAPQLIANRHILFMDKKAGSSSAIKPPMARDLLEFYTPEQLRIHFLSLGLSQKSVSFKPQVYLPEAEREGVDPVLKEGNLLTNVFNRLVRSCFYTAQKYYDSKLLNNEISEEVRKESEEAVLTYERHMYNHEFHSLTYVLDSYIRFMNKYWVNKMRTAETTDNDTLRRQVLADSLYGVRIGILLLHPIAPTGCEKIREYLKVDEKIWNWDYAFSTLNELVTDKENHSLKFLEPKEDFFEKHSRQLEAYADGE; translated from the coding sequence ATGTTTGGAAAAGAAAATACCCGTCCGGAATTTCCCAAAAGAGCAGTTATCACAGCCGGGATGCCATATGGAAACAAGGAGCTGCATTTTGGCCATATTGGAGGCGTGTTTGTTCATGCGGATACCTTTGCAAGATTTTTAAGAGACAGAATTGGTGAAGAGAATGTTATCTTTGTATCCGGTACTGACTGCTATGGTTCACCCATATTGGAAAGCTATCGTAAATTAAAAGAAGAAAAAGGGGCAGATTACAGCGAGACAATCAAGGACTATGTAAGGAAAAACCATAATCACCAAAAAGAAACCCTTGCAGCCTATGAAATCAGCTTAAGTCTGTATGCAGCATCTGCTCTTGACAGAGCAGGCGAGATTCATAAGGAAATGTCACAAGAAATATTTGATACACTGTATAAGAATGGCTTCCTGGAGAAATTAGCAACTCCCCAATTCTTTGATCCGGACTTTGGAGTATTTCTAAACGGAAGACAGGTAATCGGAAACTGCCCGATTGAAGGCTGTGCGTCAGAGAAAGCCTATGCTGATGAGTGCTCTCTGGGTCATCAGTATATGCCCAGTGAACTTTTAAATCCTAAGAGTACCTTATCCGGCAAAACACCGGAAGTGAAAGAGGTCGCTAACTGGTATTTTAAGCTGGAGGAATATACCCAGTGGCTTCTTGATTATGTTGCGAAGGAAAGAAAAGAAAATACCAGAAAATATATAATAAAGACCATAGAAGAATTCTTAAAACCTCCTTGTATTTATGTAAAGAAAAGTGAATTTGAGAGAACCGGAGTAACAGAAGACGAGCTTAATACCTTATTGCCGGAGCATGAGTTGTCCAAGGAGGATAATAAGTCCTCCGTAACTTATTTGTTTCAGAATCTGGGTGAAAGGGATAGTGCAAGAGATGTTTTAAACAATAAGGGAATACGTTTCCGTACCGGAAAGACTCTGGTACCCTTCCGTCTCTCCGGAAACATTGAATGGGGTGTACCGGTGCCCGATACAGAGGACATGAAGGATTTAACCTTCTGGGTATGGCCGGAATCCTTATGGGCACCAATTTCTTTTACTAAGACTTATCTGGAAATGCAGGGAAAAGAACAGACGGAATGGAAAAACTGGTGGGAATCAGAAGATGCAAAGGTATATCAGTTTATCGGTGAAGATAATATCTACTTTTATGGTAATGCTGAAATGGCCTTATTCTCAGCACTGAAGCTTCAATATGGTGATAAAGGAGATGTGGACAATTTCATAGCTCCTCAGCTTATTGCCAACAGACATATATTGTTCATGGATAAAAAGGCAGGCAGCAGCAGTGCCATTAAGCCGCCTATGGCAAGAGATTTATTGGAGTTCTATACACCGGAACAGCTGCGCATCCATTTCTTAAGTTTAGGTCTATCTCAAAAGAGTGTAAGCTTTAAGCCGCAGGTTTATTTACCGGAAGCAGAAAGAGAAGGAGTGGACCCCGTATTAAAAGAAGGCAATCTTCTTACAAATGTATTCAACCGGTTGGTTCGTTCCTGTTTCTATACAGCTCAGAAATACTATGATTCGAAACTGCTTAACAATGAAATCAGCGAAGAGGTAAGAAAAGAATCAGAGGAAGCGGTTCTTACTTATGAGAGGCATATGTACAACCATGAATTTCACAGCTTAACGTATGTATTGGATTCCTATATCCGTTTTATGAATAAATATTGGGTCAATAAAATGAGGACAGCTGAAACCACTGATAATGATACTTTAAGAAGACAGGTGCTTGCAGATTCTCTTTATGGAGTACGAATTGGTATTCTGTTATTACATCCGATAGCTCCCACCGGCTGTGAGAAAATAAGAGAGTATCTTAAAGTGGATGAGAAGATCTGGAACTGGGATTATGCTTTTAGCACACTGAATGAGCTAGTAACAGATAAAGAAAATCACAGTCTGAAGTTCTTAGAGCCTAAGGAAGATTTCTTTGAGAAGCATAGCAGACAACTGGAAGCTTATGCGGATGGTGAATAA
- the dpsA gene encoding dipicolinate synthase subunit DpsA yields the protein MNSMTYDFAIIGGDLRQVYMANNLISRGFSVLLYGLENLCDKNSMEHAKSLAQAIDSSRVILTPIPFTKNGVHILSVDTKTDLTPEILCKHLKKGHKLYGGCFTKNIQDFCEANDIYYNDFMEEEEITLFNTIATAEGTIAEAIINGSGNLHGSSCLILGYGRCAKTLAEKLKGLCGEVTIAARAPLAMAQAKTSSFHALPLTELSAVISDFDYIFNTIPAPVLNKELLSKTKQDVVIIDIASAPGGVDFSSAKELSRTAKLSLGLPGKYAPKASADFLTSYLLSSLGEPSL from the coding sequence ATGAATTCTATGACTTATGATTTTGCCATTATCGGCGGAGATTTAAGGCAGGTCTATATGGCTAATAATTTAATTTCCCGGGGCTTTTCTGTGTTGTTATATGGTCTTGAGAACCTATGTGATAAAAACAGCATGGAACATGCTAAATCTTTGGCCCAAGCAATAGATTCCAGTAGAGTTATTCTAACCCCCATACCCTTTACCAAAAATGGCGTTCACATCTTATCCGTGGATACCAAAACAGATTTGACTCCTGAGATTCTTTGCAAACATCTAAAGAAAGGCCATAAGCTTTACGGTGGATGTTTTACCAAGAACATTCAGGATTTCTGTGAAGCAAATGATATTTATTACAATGATTTTATGGAAGAAGAGGAAATCACCCTGTTTAATACCATTGCTACGGCAGAAGGAACCATAGCAGAAGCTATTATTAACGGCAGCGGCAATCTTCATGGAAGCTCCTGTCTGATACTAGGCTATGGAAGATGTGCAAAGACCCTTGCTGAAAAATTAAAGGGCTTGTGCGGTGAAGTTACGATTGCTGCAAGAGCTCCTCTTGCTATGGCCCAGGCAAAAACTTCTTCCTTCCACGCCCTGCCATTGACGGAACTTTCAGCTGTAATATCCGACTTTGATTATATTTTTAATACAATCCCTGCCCCGGTATTAAATAAAGAGCTCTTATCTAAAACCAAACAGGATGTGGTTATCATTGATATTGCTTCCGCACCTGGCGGAGTTGATTTTAGTTCAGCTAAGGAGTTGTCCCGTACCGCTAAGTTAAGTCTTGGTCTCCCGGGAAAATATGCCCCCAAGGCCAGCGCAGATTTTTTAACCAGTTATCTATTAAGTAGTCTTGGAGAACCATCTCTTTAG
- a CDS encoding dipicolinate synthase subunit B, producing MSLHNKNIGIALTGSFCTFDKTFEEIEKLLREDANVYPILSFNAQKIDSRFGKAEDFRRRLVELTGHEPITTIEDAEPIGPKEMFDILAVIPCTGNTLAKMATGITDTPVLMAAKAHIRNNKPLVLSIATNDALGNNLKNIGTLLNQKNIYFVPFGQDSPTGKPKSMIAHTHLLTLTLESALEGKQLQPVVISPF from the coding sequence ATGTCATTGCATAATAAAAACATTGGAATCGCTTTAACCGGTTCTTTTTGTACTTTTGATAAAACCTTTGAAGAAATTGAAAAACTATTAAGAGAAGATGCCAATGTATACCCTATTCTTTCCTTTAATGCTCAGAAAATTGATTCCCGTTTCGGTAAGGCAGAGGATTTTCGCCGCAGATTAGTTGAGCTAACCGGCCATGAACCTATTACTACCATTGAGGATGCCGAACCTATCGGCCCCAAAGAAATGTTTGATATCCTGGCTGTTATTCCCTGCACCGGCAATACTTTAGCTAAGATGGCTACCGGTATTACCGATACTCCCGTTTTAATGGCTGCCAAAGCTCACATCCGCAACAACAAGCCACTGGTTTTATCCATTGCCACCAACGATGCTCTTGGTAATAACTTAAAAAATATCGGTACCCTCTTAAATCAAAAAAATATCTATTTTGTTCCCTTCGGTCAGGATAGTCCTACCGGAAAACCCAAATCCATGATAGCTCATACTCACCTGCTAACGCTTACCTTAGAAAGTGCTCTCGAAGGAAAACAACTTCAGCCCGTTGTCATCAGTCCATTCTAA
- a CDS encoding RICIN domain-containing protein has product MLRKGKMVSLLLVLALIISMLPSVSPKAATNWSLVWSDEFNGSSLDTSKWTAEIGTGVKGWGNNELEYYTDRSQNVTENGGNLVITALKESYGGMNYTSARIKTQGIKSFTYGKIEARIKLPSGQGIWPAFWMLGDNITSVNWPKCGELDIMERVNNNAFVNGTAHWDSNGQADYGLTSGSLDFSQFHTYSLEWDASYLRWFVDGTQFCEMYIQNGTGGTEEFQKPFFLLLNLAVGGDWPGSPNSSTVFPAQMLVDYVRVYQAQSNTSPIVSGGIYTLAAKCSGKVLDIKDNSTADGAKTQQWTNYSANNQRFRIDDMGGGYYKLTAIHSGKCLDVPYGAATEGLQLQQAADNGNDAQRWKIVDVGGGYYKLVSKATGFAMDVSNSSTADGAVVQQWTDNGTDAQKWYLTKVQ; this is encoded by the coding sequence ATGTTAAGAAAAGGGAAAATGGTAAGCTTGTTGTTGGTTTTAGCTCTTATTATTTCCATGCTGCCTTCGGTGAGCCCAAAAGCTGCTACAAACTGGTCTTTGGTTTGGAGTGATGAGTTTAACGGAAGCAGTCTGGATACCTCCAAATGGACGGCAGAGATAGGAACAGGTGTTAAAGGATGGGGTAATAATGAGCTGGAGTATTACACTGACCGTTCACAGAATGTTACAGAGAACGGTGGAAATCTTGTAATAACAGCCCTGAAGGAATCTTACGGAGGAATGAATTATACTTCTGCAAGAATCAAGACACAAGGAATTAAGAGTTTTACCTATGGGAAGATAGAAGCTAGAATCAAGCTTCCTTCCGGCCAAGGAATTTGGCCTGCTTTTTGGATGTTGGGTGATAATATTACATCCGTTAACTGGCCGAAATGCGGCGAACTTGATATTATGGAACGTGTAAACAATAATGCATTTGTGAATGGAACCGCTCACTGGGATTCTAATGGACAAGCTGATTATGGACTGACCTCAGGTTCTCTTGATTTCTCTCAGTTCCATACCTACTCTCTTGAATGGGATGCTAGTTATTTAAGATGGTTTGTTGATGGTACTCAGTTCTGCGAGATGTACATTCAAAATGGTACAGGCGGAACAGAAGAATTCCAGAAACCTTTCTTCTTGCTCTTAAATCTTGCTGTTGGCGGAGACTGGCCCGGAAGTCCAAACAGCTCAACTGTTTTTCCGGCACAAATGCTGGTAGATTATGTTAGAGTATATCAGGCTCAGTCCAATACCTCACCTATTGTGAGTGGCGGAATCTATACTCTGGCAGCTAAATGCAGCGGAAAAGTTTTGGATATCAAAGATAATTCTACTGCTGATGGAGCAAAGACACAGCAATGGACCAACTATAGCGCAAATAATCAAAGATTCCGTATCGATGATATGGGAGGCGGGTATTATAAACTGACTGCTATACATAGCGGTAAATGTCTGGATGTTCCCTATGGAGCAGCTACAGAAGGCCTGCAACTCCAGCAGGCTGCGGATAATGGTAATGATGCGCAAAGGTGGAAGATAGTAGATGTGGGAGGTGGCTATTACAAACTGGTATCAAAAGCTACCGGATTTGCAATGGACGTTTCCAACTCATCTACAGCGGACGGAGCGGTAGTGCAGCAATGGACGGATAACGGCACAGATGCCCAGAAATGGTATCTGACTAAAGTTCAATAG